In Streptomyces capitiformicae, one genomic interval encodes:
- a CDS encoding sugar transferase, translating to MDVVVALGLLVLLSPLFLFLVVLVRTVSGKPVIFRHQRMGEGAQEFTLYKFRTMRQDATGSVLTSSRDPRVTGTGRLLRRFHLDELPQLVNVLRGDMTLVGPRPESVNLARRFPPECHWMFRYRPGLTGPCQLRSREHAALLDGRPDPEEYYLAVMVPLRAELNAELLARNTLATVARYIARTLWYVLSAAWDRSGGGPSCELPGGSTARRAEER from the coding sequence GGCCTGCTTGTTCTTCTGTCGCCCCTTTTCCTGTTTCTGGTCGTGCTGGTGCGCACCGTGAGCGGCAAACCCGTGATCTTCCGGCATCAGCGGATGGGCGAAGGCGCACAGGAGTTCACGCTGTACAAGTTCCGTACCATGCGGCAGGACGCGACCGGTTCCGTGCTCACCAGCAGCCGCGACCCGCGCGTGACCGGCACGGGGCGGCTGCTCAGACGTTTCCACCTGGACGAACTGCCGCAACTGGTCAACGTCCTGCGCGGCGACATGACACTCGTGGGTCCGCGCCCGGAGTCGGTCAACCTGGCCCGCCGCTTTCCTCCCGAGTGCCACTGGATGTTCCGCTACCGCCCCGGTCTCACCGGGCCGTGCCAGCTCCGCTCGCGCGAGCACGCGGCGCTGCTTGATGGCAGGCCGGACCCGGAGGAGTACTACCTCGCGGTCATGGTCCCCCTCCGCGCCGAGCTGAATGCGGAGCTTCTGGCGCGGAACACACTGGCCACGGTGGCGCGCTACATCGCTCGAACGCTGTGGTACGTACTGTCCGCCGCCTGGGACCGAAGCGGTGGGGGCCCCTCCTGCGAACTGCCGGGCGGCTCCACCGCGCGGCGCGCCGAGGAACGCTGA